The bacterium region ACCCCCAAGCCAGTAGCCAGTAGTGGCAGAGCATTTGCCATGGTTCTTGAATAAACTGTTTTCGTACAAAATCAGCAACAACACTGATTTACCTTCTGCGCGCAAATGCTCTGCTTCCATCTGGGGTGCCAGCAAAGCATTTTCACGCCGATAGTAATTCCGACTAAAGGTGAAAACTTTCCATTATCGAATATGTTTATGCACATCGGATGGAAAATGCTCTGCCACTACAAAAAAGGAAACAAGTAGACCTGTCAGAGCGATCGCACTGCTAAATAGATACGTGGCCGCGCCATATTCTTCCCATAGATAGCCGCTGACCATTACTCCAAGCACGGTGCCCAGTCCCCATCCCATGCTGCTGAATAAGGCTTGGCCGATGGAACGAAATCTCTCAGGAAAGATCGCATGAATCAATTTTAAGCTCGTGATGTGAAAGAGACCAAAACTGAACGCATGCATTCCTTGTGATAGCGTTAGCCATAAGTAGGACCTGGCTTCATAAATCCAAAACCAGCGCAACGCGGCAAGCAGCAAACAGATTCGAAACAGGTAGGGAAGGGAAAAGCGACTCAGAATGGAGGAAGCAAAAAAGAAGATTGCCAGCTCACTGGCTGCAGCCGCAGCCCACTGTATGCCGATGTTGGAATCCTGAAATCCAAGATCTGCAAGATGGATCGAAAAAAATCCATAATAAGCGCCCTGGCTGATATGCATCAGTAGAACACAGAGTAGAAAAATCCAGGTATTTTTCTGGAGTAGAATGCGTTTAATGCTTTCATGAGCAAAATCAATAGTGATTTTTCCCGCAGGCTGAAAAACCGATAGCACAGATAACAGAGCCAGGAAGAACGTGAGGCCGTAAAGCACCCATACCTGATCGAAACGTTCGATGAATTTTCCAAACACTGCGGCCAGCAATATGAAACTCAACGTGCCCCACAAACGCGTTCGTCCATAATCGAGATTTCCCTTTTCTTGCTCTTCTTGAACGGTTGCTTCTGTAAATGGGAGAACGGCCGCGTTAAAAACACTGAAGATAGAAATCAGGATCAGCAGCGCCGGATAAGATCGAAAATAAAGCATGAGCAGGAGTGGAAGAACCTGACCGGCGGAAGCAATTACGAGGATTTGCTTTCTTGCATGAAAGCGGTCTGCGAGATACCCATAGATGGGTGGCAAAAAAATTCTACCGAGGGAAGGAATCGAATAAATCGAAGCAATCTGAATGGGGGAGAGCTGCAAGTATTTCAAATAGAGAGTCCAGTAAGGGATGTAGATACCGAATGCGGCAAAATACAGAAAATAGAATAGCGCGCTGATCATGACGATTGCGCGAGCATCTTATCACGCCTTGATTGTGCTCAACCGCGACTATAGAATGATGCAGACTTTTACGACAATGACTCAGGCCCCCGCGGTTGATGAAGCTCTCGGAAGCAACCTTCTTGGAGCAATGGTCGGTGGTTGCCTGGAGTACGCGGCGATGGCTGTGGGTTACAAGGCCCTGACCCTTTCGATTCCGGTGATCTATCTGTTTGCTGTCGTCCTCTACGGCGTGATTGGCGAAAGACCTACAATAACGCAGTTACAGCTTTGCCGTGATCCGTGATGCGCAACGGTCGACCGAGAGGAGAAGAATTGTACTGGGAATCATCAATACCCATGCATTTGCAAAGGGTCGCGTAAAGATCCGGCACAGACACAGGATTCTCTTTCACTTCCATGCCATCTTTGTCTGTTGCCCCGATCACCTGACCACCTTTGATTCCCGCTCCAGCAAGAACCGCCGACCACGCTTGCGGCCAGTGATTCCGGCCTCCTTTTCCATTAATCTCCGGAGTTCGTCCAAACTCTCCCATCCAGACAACCAGAGTGGAATCCAGCAGCCCTGTCGCACGCAAGTCCTGGATCAGTGATGCGAATGCAGGATCGAGTTGTTGCGAGAGTTCTTTCGTGCGCGTGAAATTTTCCACGTGAGTATCCCACCCATCAAACTCTACTTCAACGAATCGAACGCCTTTTTCAATGAGACGTCTTGCTATTAAACATCCCGTTGCGAATTTGCCTGAGCCGTAGCGTTGTCGCGTGGAGTTTTTTTCATTTTGAACATCAAAAGCAGAGAGATCAGGAGAATGCATAAGGTCCACTGCGCGCTCATAAATGGTTGCCTTTTCAGCAAACTCTTTTTGGCCGCGCTCTGCGCTGAATTCACGATCCAGAGAGTTAACAAGTGACAATCGATCCCGAAATCTTTTTGATGTAACCGAATCCGCATACTTTAAGTTGTCGAGCGGACGCAGTGCATCCCGAACCACAAAGGGAGCAAAATCGACACCGAGCAAACCGGAGGAGATTCCCGGACCGTTGATTGTTATGTACGCCGGAAGCTGTTTCGATTTATCCATCAGCTCTTTTGCAACAATCGAGCCAAACGATGGATGTTGCGTCACACCTGACTGCACATAACCTGTATGCACAAAATATCGTGCGCGTTCATGACTTCCTTCACGGGAATTCATCGAACGGATGATGGCAAGATCCTTCATTTCACGCGCAAGAAGAGGAAGATGTTCGGAAATCTGAATCCCCGGAACAGCAGTTGGAATTGCGCGAAATTCACCGCCATTGGAACTACCCGGTTTCGGATCAAATGTATCCAGCTGGCTCGGCCCGCCCGCCATCCACAACAGAATGCATGCTTTCGGATGTTTCGCAGGCTGCGCAAATAATGACGTAAGTCCCAGCACCTGACCAAAAGTCAGAGCAGCGCCGGCCTGTGCGCCCCAGCGGAGTAAATCTCTCCTGGTGCATTTGCAAGTGTCATGGTTCATGCATCACTCCAGAACGCGGACGGGACGTCCACGCTACTTTGTTCAATGATTAAATAAGAATTCATTGCTGTTTAGCAGCGCCCAGAAAATATCTTCATACGCAGAAACGTTCCCGCCCTTTTCTTGAACATGCTTGAGAAGTGAACCTGTTTCCGCCTTCGTAGCGTGACGGCTTAAAACATGGATAAACAATTGATCAATCTTTTCCTCAGTATCGACATTACTGAGCCGCACGATTTTTTCGATTGTATTCGCATACATCGGTTGAACAGCTTCGTTTGTGATTCTGCCGTTCAACAGGAATAACGCCTGAGGAATCGTCCCTTCGAACTCGACACTCGATTTCGTATCATCGTTATCGAACAGAAAAACATGATGCAAGTAGATCATTTCCTTACGTTCTTCAAACTCCCGGTGCGATTTCATTCGCAGGGCCCTTTCGATGGAGGTGGCCGTTAAGAAGGAATTTACCAGCTGATTCGGGTTCAACATCTGAACTTTCCCCCGTTCGTAGTAGAGTGGCGGTTCCCGGGACGTCGATTTTGAAGTCAGCTGGTAGGTTTGACTGTTCGCGATTTGAAAAACGAGATGTTTCACATCAAACCCACGCTGTTTGAAATCAGCAGCAAGATCATTCAACAACTGTGGGTTCGAAGGAAGATTGGAACCGCCCATATCATCAACCGGATGCACGAAACCTTTTCCCATGATGAGTCCCCAGATACGATTTACAAATGCATGTGCGAAATATGGATTGGAAGGAGAAGTGATCCAGGCAGCGAGTTGTTTGCGCTGATCACTTGTGGCATGCGAGGGCTTTGGCTCCAGCAGGAATTTCGCATTGTACACGACGCTCTTGCCTTGAATCTCAGTCGTGATAGATCCGGTCGGTTCCTGCACCATGCGCAAAAGATCGCGAAATTCCTCCCGCATCTGCTTCACCATCTCGGGCCGGTTTTTCTTCGCAACATCAGCGGTTTTATGTTTCTCCATCATTTCTTGCCGTTTCTGTTTTAGCTGGCGGACCTGTCGTCTTTCCATGCGGCTCAGCTCATCTTTCTTTAAACCGGAATAAAAGGCAGCGAGCCCGTAGAAGTCTTCAAGCTTCCATTTTTCATGAGGATGATTATGACAACGAGCGCAGCCAAGCTGAATGCCGAGAAACAAACGAGACGTATCATCTGCAAGATCCGGGGCATCCAGTTTGTGCCTGGCATACCAGTTTAGCTCCGGTGAGTCGGCGAGTGTCCCGGACGCCACAATCATCTCCGTTGCGATCTTGTCCCATCCGGTGTTGCTCTCAATTTTCGATTGCAGCCATTCGCGAAACACGGATCGTTGTACGTACGGATCATTCTTGAATCCCAGAAAAAGTTCAGTCCAGAGAGAGGCAAAATATTCCGCAAATTCAGGACTGTCGACCAGTTGCCCCAAAAGTTTCTGTCTTTTGTCGGAATCCTTCGAGTTCAAAAAGGAAAGCGTTTGTTCACCGGTCGGTACACGTCCGGCGATGTCAAGATAGGCTCTTCGAAGAAATTCTTCATCGGAGCTGAGTGGAGCCGGCTGAACTTTTTTTTCAGACCAGAGTTTTGTGTAACTGGAGTCGATTCGATTCGATGCGACTTCATCCCTGCTTGGGGCTGAGCCGGTAGTTACGCTAATCAGAATAACCGCGAGCAGAAACGAAACTATGCCCTGTGTTACTCTCATGTTTTTATGAACCCACCCGGTACTGAAAGGTTACGTGTCCTTTAATTCAAATCCAGCAGCATTCGTGCGATATTAAAATAAATCAAGATCCCGCATACGTCCACCAAAGATGCGATCGCCGGCGCAGAACTTACGGCAGGGTCAAAGCCGACACGTTTGAGAAGCAAGGGCAGAATGGCGCCTAGTACTGTCCCAAGCATTACGACTCCAAGAAGAGTAAAACCGACAATCATCGATACCGCCAAACCAGTATCCCAGAAATAAGCTCTTACAAAACCGATTGCTCCCAGAAGCAAGCCCATTACGATTCCTGATAGACTCTCGCGCCATAACACCGACAGAATGTTGGAGAATTGAATGTCTCCTGTAGCGAGGGAGCGAGTGATAATTGTTGAAGATTGTGACCCTGAATTTCCACCGGAACTAACGATTAGAGGAATAAAAAATACAAGGCTGATGGCATGTTCCAGAGCCGATTCGTAATGACGCAACGCATACCCGGTCAAGAATTCGGCAATGAACAATAACACGAGCCAAACGGCACGTTTGCGTATGATTTCCCAAAAACTGGTTTGAAAATATGGATACTCGAAAGGTTCTACCGCTCCTAACCGTTGCACATCTTCTGTTTGTTCTTCTACAAGAACATCGATGATGTCATCCACAGTGACAACCCCGAGCATTCTTCCATCTTCGGTGACAACCGGAACGGAAAGTAGATCGTATCGCGACAACAGACGCGCGGCTTGTTCCTGATCTGCTTCTGGAAGAACTGTGATGACCTGAGGGTTCATAACCTCGGCCACGGACAGATTCTCATCTGCCAGAAGCAATTCACGAATCGATAAAACTCCTTTTAAGCGATTTCCTTCGAGAACATAGACATGATGATAACTTTCGCGCGTCGGAAGGCCCTTTTTCACTGCCGCGAGCGCTTCTCGAACGGTGGCTTTGGGTGAAACGGAGATGTACTCCGTGGTCATGATGCGGCCGGCAGTATTTTCAGGATACTGTAGTATCTGCAGCGCTTCTTGCTGGTTGGCCGGCGTGAGGCGTTGTAAGAGACTCTGCTGTAGGTCGTCAGGCAGTTTCGAAACGATATCGGCCTGTTCGTCCGGCTCCATTGCGTCGAGCAATGCTCCCGCCGTTGCCAGATCCATCAAGGGGATAACTTGCAGCCGCACCGGCTCGGACGTGTATTCAAAAAAGTCCGCTGCTTGCTCAATGGGAAAAACCGACAAGAACAGGGGAACTAACTCGACAGGTAGATGGTTAATGATCTCGCCGACATCCGCAGGATGTAAATCACTGAGTGCTTCCGGAATTTCCTGCGGATCTTCCTGCAACAATTCGATTACTTCCGGAAGAAGGAACCTCCAGGTTCCGAGCT contains the following coding sequences:
- a CDS encoding MFS transporter, yielding MISALFYFLYFAAFGIYIPYWTLYLKYLQLSPIQIASIYSIPSLGRIFLPPIYGYLADRFHARKQILVIASAGQVLPLLLMLYFRSYPALLILISIFSVFNAAVLPFTEATVQEEQEKGNLDYGRTRLWGTLSFILLAAVFGKFIERFDQVWVLYGLTFFLALLSVLSVFQPAGKITIDFAHESIKRILLQKNTWIFLLCVLLMHISQGAYYGFFSIHLADLGFQDSNIGIQWAAAAASELAIFFFASSILSRFSLPYLFRICLLLAALRWFWIYEARSYLWLTLSQGMHAFSFGLFHITSLKLIHAIFPERFRSIGQALFSSMGWGLGTVLGVMVSGYLWEEYGAATYLFSSAIALTGLLVSFFVVAEHFPSDVHKHIR
- a CDS encoding DUF1501 domain-containing protein; the encoded protein is MNHDTCKCTRRDLLRWGAQAGAALTFGQVLGLTSLFAQPAKHPKACILLWMAGGPSQLDTFDPKPGSSNGGEFRAIPTAVPGIQISEHLPLLAREMKDLAIIRSMNSREGSHERARYFVHTGYVQSGVTQHPSFGSIVAKELMDKSKQLPAYITINGPGISSGLLGVDFAPFVVRDALRPLDNLKYADSVTSKRFRDRLSLVNSLDREFSAERGQKEFAEKATIYERAVDLMHSPDLSAFDVQNEKNSTRQRYGSGKFATGCLIARRLIEKGVRFVEVEFDGWDTHVENFTRTKELSQQLDPAFASLIQDLRATGLLDSTLVVWMGEFGRTPEINGKGGRNHWPQAWSAVLAGAGIKGGQVIGATDKDGMEVKENPVSVPDLYATLCKCMGIDDSQYNSSPLGRPLRITDHGKAVTALL
- a CDS encoding DUF1549 and DUF1553 domain-containing protein translates to MRVTQGIVSFLLAVILISVTTGSAPSRDEVASNRIDSSYTKLWSEKKVQPAPLSSDEEFLRRAYLDIAGRVPTGEQTLSFLNSKDSDKRQKLLGQLVDSPEFAEYFASLWTELFLGFKNDPYVQRSVFREWLQSKIESNTGWDKIATEMIVASGTLADSPELNWYARHKLDAPDLADDTSRLFLGIQLGCARCHNHPHEKWKLEDFYGLAAFYSGLKKDELSRMERRQVRQLKQKRQEMMEKHKTADVAKKNRPEMVKQMREEFRDLLRMVQEPTGSITTEIQGKSVVYNAKFLLEPKPSHATSDQRKQLAAWITSPSNPYFAHAFVNRIWGLIMGKGFVHPVDDMGGSNLPSNPQLLNDLAADFKQRGFDVKHLVFQIANSQTYQLTSKSTSREPPLYYERGKVQMLNPNQLVNSFLTATSIERALRMKSHREFEERKEMIYLHHVFLFDNDDTKSSVEFEGTIPQALFLLNGRITNEAVQPMYANTIEKIVRLSNVDTEEKIDQLFIHVLSRHATKAETGSLLKHVQEKGGNVSAYEDIFWALLNSNEFLFNH
- the mgtE gene encoding magnesium transporter, which codes for METMTELGTWRFLLPEVIELLQEDPQEIPEALSDLHPADVGEIINHLPVELVPLFLSVFPIEQAADFFEYTSEPVRLQVIPLMDLATAGALLDAMEPDEQADIVSKLPDDLQQSLLQRLTPANQQEALQILQYPENTAGRIMTTEYISVSPKATVREALAAVKKGLPTRESYHHVYVLEGNRLKGVLSIRELLLADENLSVAEVMNPQVITVLPEADQEQAARLLSRYDLLSVPVVTEDGRMLGVVTVDDIIDVLVEEQTEDVQRLGAVEPFEYPYFQTSFWEIIRKRAVWLVLLFIAEFLTGYALRHYESALEHAISLVFFIPLIVSSGGNSGSQSSTIITRSLATGDIQFSNILSVLWRESLSGIVMGLLLGAIGFVRAYFWDTGLAVSMIVGFTLLGVVMLGTVLGAILPLLLKRVGFDPAVSSAPAIASLVDVCGILIYFNIARMLLDLN